The following are from one region of the Vitis riparia cultivar Riparia Gloire de Montpellier isolate 1030 chromosome 14, EGFV_Vit.rip_1.0, whole genome shotgun sequence genome:
- the LOC117930970 gene encoding LOW QUALITY PROTEIN: putative pentatricopeptide repeat-containing protein At1g12700, mitochondrial (The sequence of the model RefSeq protein was modified relative to this genomic sequence to represent the inferred CDS: inserted 1 base in 1 codon), with protein MMRMTMVIRPSSSSRPPGTQMRSLPPLFLSSSHNSLHSRSPHFNTLDDALSSFNRMLHMHPPPSTVDFTKILASIAKMKHYSTVLSLSTQMDSFGIPPDVYTLNILINSFCHLRRLGFAFSVLAKLLKLGCQPDNTTFNTLIRGLCVEGKIGEALHLFDKTIGESFQPDVVTYGTLMNGLCKVGNTSAAIRLLRSMVQKNCQPNVIAYNTIIDSLCKDRQVTEAFNLFSEMITKGISPDIFTYNSLIHALCNLCEWKHVTTLLNEMVNSKIMPNVVVFNTVVDALXKEGMIAIAHDVVDMMIKRGVEPDVVTYIALMDGHCLRSEMDEAAKVFDTMVRKGCVPNVRSYNILINGYCQIQRMDKAMGLLEQMSLQGLIADTVTYNTLIHGLCHVGRLQHAIALFHEMVASGQIPDLVTYRILLDYLCKNHHLAEAVVLLKAIEGSNLDADILVYNIAIDGMCRAGELEAARDLFSNLSSKGLQPDVRTYNIMIHGLCKRGLLDEANKLFRKMDENGCSRDGCIYNTIIRGFLRSNETFGATQLLQEMLAKGFSADVSTTTLIVEMLSDDGLDQSVKQILHGFFK; from the exons ATGATGAGGATGACGATGGTGATAaggccttcttcttcttctcgtCCTCCTGGTACACAGATGCGTTCTCTTCCTCCTCTATTCTTGTCTTCGTCACACAACAGCTTACATTCCAGATCCCCTCATTTTAATACCCTGGATGATGCCCTCTCTTCATTTAATCGAATGCTTCATATGCATCCTCCTCCCTCTACCGTTGATTTCACTAAAATTTTAGCCTCCATCGCTAAAATGAAACACTACTCCACTGTGCTTTCTCTTTCTACCCAAATGGATTCGTTTGGAATTCCCCCGGATGTTTACACTCTTAACATCCTCATCAACTCTTTCTGCCATTTGCGTCGGTTGGGTTTCGCTTTCTCTGTTTTAGCCAAACTCCTCAAACTTGGTTGTCAACCCGACAATACAACCTTTAACACTCTGATTAGGGGGCTCTGCGTTGAGGGTAAAATCGGTGAAGCCCTCCACCTGTTTGATAAAACGATTGGGGAAAGTTTTCAACCCGATGTAGTTACGTATGGAACTCTGATGAATGGGTTATGCAAAGTGGGCAACACGAGTGCCGCTATCAGGTTACTTAGGAGCATGGTACAAAAAAATTGTCAGCCAAATGTAATTGCTTATAACACCATCATTGATAGCCTTTGTAAGGATAGACAAGTAACGGAGGCTTTCAACCTTTTCTCTGAGATGATCACGAAAGGCATTTCACCAGATATTTTTACTTACAACTCATTAATTCACGCTCTATGTAATTTATGTGAGTGGAAACATGTCACAACACTGCTTAATGAAATGGTAAATAGCAAGATAATGCCAAATGTAGTTGTCTTTAATACAGTGGTGGATGCAC GTAAAGAAGGAATGATCGCCATAGCACatgatgtggttgacatgatgATTAAGAGAGGTGTGGAGCCTGATGTAGTCACCTACATTGCATTGATGGATGGACACTGTTTGCGATCCGAAATGGATGAGGCCGCTAAAGTATTTGATACGATGGTTCGTAAGGGCTGTGTGCCTAATGTTCGTAGCTACAATATCTTGATCAATGGGTATTGTCAGATTCAAAGAATGGATAAGGCCATGGGTCTCTTAGAACAAATGTCTCTGCAAGGATTGATAGCTGATACCGTGACTTACAACACTCTTATACATGGCTTATGCCATGTGGGAAGACTCCAGCATGCAATAGCACTTTTTCATGAGATGGTAGCCAGTGGCCAAATTCCAGATTTGGTTACATACCGTATTTTACTGGACTATCTATGCAAAAATCATCACCTTGCAGAAGCAGTGGTTTTGTTGAAAGCTATTGAAGGTAGTAATTTGGATGCCGATATACTAGTTTATAATATCGCCATTGATGGGATGTGTAGAGCTGGTGAACTTGAAGCTGCAAGGGACCTCTTTTCCAATCTCTCCTCCAAGGGTTTGCAGCCTGATGTTCGGACGTATAATATTATGATTCATGGGCTTTGTAAAAGAGGTTTATTAGATGAGGCAAATAAGTTATTTAGGAAAATGGATGAGAATGGTTGCTCGAGGGATGGTTGCATTTATAATACAATTATCCGAGGATTTTTACGAAGTAATGAGACATTTGGAGCAACTCAACTTCTTCAAGAAATgcttgcaaagggattttctgcTGATGTATCCACTACGACCTTAATAGTGGAAATGTTATCTGATGATGGATTGGATCAATCTGTAAAACAAATTCTACATGGGTTTTTTAAGTAA
- the LOC117929961 gene encoding putative pentatricopeptide repeat-containing protein At1g12700, mitochondrial: MVAIMKRKIRRPSSPPPPPPPLGSGTGMLSLPPPFLASSHNTFHSKPLHFNTLDEALSTFSRMLHKQPPPSTVDFNRLLTSIAKTKHHSTLLSLSRQMDSFGIPPDVYTLAIVINSFCHLNRVDFAFSVLAKILKLGHQPDATTFTTLIRGLCVEGKIGEALHLFDKMIGEGFQPNVVTYGTLINGLCKVGNTSAAIRLLRSMEQGNCQPNVVVFSTLIDSLCKDRQVTEAFNIFSEMITKGISPNIVTYNSLIHGLCKLCEWKLVTTLMNEMVDSKIMPDVFTLNTVVDALCKEGMVAEAHDVVDMMIQRGVEPNVVTYNALMDGHCLRNEVDEAVKVFDTMVHKGCVPNVISYNTLINGYCKIQSVDKAMYLFEEMCRQELIPNTVTYNTLIHGLCHVGRLQDAISLFHEMVAHGQIPDLVTYRTLSDYLCKNRHLDKAMALLKAIEGSNWDPDIQIYTTILDGMCRAGELEDARDLFSNLSSKGLQPNVWTYNIMIHGLCKQGLLAEASKLFSEMNKNGCSPNDCTYNLITRGFLRNNEALRAIELLEEMLARGFSVDVSTTTLLVGMLSDDGLDQSVKQILCKYVQ; encoded by the coding sequence ATGGTGGCGATTATGAAGAGGAAAATTCGAAGgccttcttctcctcctcctcctcctcctcctcttggTTCCGGTACAGGGATGCTTTCTCTTCCTCCTCCATTCTTGGCTTCATCACATAATACATTTCATTCCAAACCCCTTCATTTCAATACCCTCGATGAAGCCCTCTCCACGTTTAGTCGGATGCTTCATAAGCAACCTCCTCCCTCCACTGTTGATTTTAATCGACTTTTGACCTCCATTGCTAAAACGAAACACCACTCCACTCTGCTTTCTCTTTCTCGCCAAATGGATTCTTTTGGAATTCCCCCCGATGTTTACACTCTCGCCATTGTCATTAACTCTTTCTGCCACTTGAATCGGGTGGATTTCGCTTTCTCCGTTTTAGCCAAAATCCTCAAACTTGGCCATCAACCCGACGCTACGACCTTCACCACTCTGATTAGGGGGCTGTGTGTTGAGGGTAAAATTGGTGAAGCCCTCCActtgtttgataaaatgattGGGGAAGGTTTTCAGCCCAACGTAGTTACATATGGAACTCTGATAAATGGATTATGCAAAGTGGGTAACACTAGTGCAGCTATCAGGTTACTTAGAAGCATGGAACAAGGAAATTGTCAGCCTAACGTAGTCGTCTTTAGCACCCTCATTGATAGCCTTTGTAAGGATAGACAAGTAACCGAGGCTTTCAACATTTTCTCTGAGATGATCACTAAAGGCATTTCACCTAATATTGTTACTTACAACTCATTAATTCATGGTCTATGCAAGTTATGTGAGTGGAAACTTGTGACAACACTGATGAACGAAATGGTAGATAGCAAGATAATGCCAGATGTATTTACTCTTAATACAGTGGTGGATGCACTCTGTAAAGAAGGAATGGTTGCTGAAGCACATGATGTAGTCGACATGATGATTCAAAGAGGTGTGGAGCCTAATGTAGTCACCTACAATGCATTGATGGATGGACACTGTTTGCGAAATGAAGTGGATGAGGCGGTCAAAGTATTTGATACAATGGTTCATAAGGGCTGTGTGCCTAATGTTATCAGCTATAACACCTTGATCAATGGTTATTGCAAGATTCAAAGCGTAGATAAGGCCATGTATCTCTTTGAAGAAATGTGTCGACAAGAATTGATTCCTAACACTGTGACTTACAACACCCTTATACATGGTTTATGCCATGTGGGAAGACTCCAGGATGCAATATCACTTTTTCATGAGATGGTAGCTCATGGTCAAATTCCTGATCTTGTCACTTATCGCACTTTATCGGACTATCTATGCAAAAATCGTCATCTTGATAAAGCTATGGCTTTGCTGAAAGCTATTGAAGGTAGTAATTGGGATCCTGATATACAAATTTATACTACTATCCTTGATGGCATGTGTAGGGCTGGTGAACTTGAAGATGCAAGGGATCTCTTTTCCAATCTCTCCTCCAAAGGATTGCAGCCTAATGTTTGGACTTATAATATTATGATCCATGGGCTTTGTAAACAAGGGTTATTAGCTGAGGCAAGTAAGTTATTTAGTGAAATGAATAAGAATGGCTGCTCACCAAATGATTGCACTTATAATTTGATTACTCGAGGATTTTTAAGGAATAATGAGGCATTGAGAGCTATTGAACTTCTTGAAGAAATGCTTGCAAGGGGATTTTCTGTTGATGTATCCACAACCACATTGTTAGTGGGAATGTTATCTGATGATGGATTGGATCAATCTGTAAAGCAAATTCTATGCAAGTATGTGCAGTAA